From Deinococcus ruber:
TCAGCGTGGACGCTTCCCAGGCAAGTCCCTGCCGGACGAGGTGATCGGTGAGGACCCGCCAATGCAACACCACCACTCTCCCGCTGTTCGTGGACGGGCCGGGAAGAGCGTAGCGTGGTCATGGCGCTGCACCCGCGTGGCAACGGTCCGGCTGAGTGACTGCACGTTGGCGATGAGAGTCTTCTGAGGATTCAACGCACGTCCAAGAGGCTTGGAGCCCTCAGCCAGCCCCCATCCGGGGCCCTCGTCTCTAGCGCACGTCCGCCTCTAAGGCTTGATAGGCAGGGAACAGTACAGCCCACCGTACCGATGCATCACAGCACTCCTGACGGGCCAGGTAGGCCGCCAGATCTTCAACATGTACCTGGATCCCAGCGCCATAGCCAGCGAGTTGGTCCAGAGGCAGACCCCGTTCTTCGATCACCAGAATGGTCTGATCCCCGTCCGCCGTCAGAGTCACCTCTGTGCTGTGCTCATCCGACGCGTCCGTTTCCTTTGTCACGATGACAAGCCGCCTCGGGGGTTCACAGACCTGTATGTGTTCCGTACCCTCCCAGCCGCTGG
This genomic window contains:
- a CDS encoding SRPBCC domain-containing protein is translated as MMSNKGDGAARILGHLRSVDSQGTVRMEDRFDTTVDDLWSALTNPLRLTRWIGDVRGDLRLGGAFHGRYFASGWEGTEHIQVCEPPRRLVIVTKETDASDEHSTEVTLTADGDQTILVIEERGLPLDQLAGYGAGIQVHVEDLAAYLARQECCDASVRWAVLFPAYQALEADVR